One genomic segment of Bradyrhizobium prioriisuperbiae includes these proteins:
- a CDS encoding type II toxin-antitoxin system ParD family antitoxin, translating into MATSYTIGKHYEGFIKQLVESGRYSTASEVIRDGLRLVEEREERRQAKLDALRAEIQKGLDSGTAEPLDIEEVITEAKRRKATGTHAK; encoded by the coding sequence ATGGCCACCAGCTACACCATCGGCAAACACTATGAGGGCTTCATCAAGCAACTGGTGGAGAGTGGCCGCTACAGCACCGCCAGCGAAGTGATACGTGACGGTCTCCGGCTCGTCGAAGAACGCGAAGAGCGACGCCAAGCCAAGCTCGACGCTTTGCGAGCCGAGATTCAAAAGGGTCTCGATAGCGGCACGGCTGAGCCCTTGGACATCGAAGAGGTCATCACCGAAGCCAAACGACGCAAAGCCACTGGCACGCATGCCAAATAG